Proteins from one Natrinema salinisoli genomic window:
- a CDS encoding thiolase family protein codes for MTETTIPTVAGIGSVPNGTHSVPERDLALRVVRDALEDASLELSAVDGLYMPAPRPWTPQGFFSTYLLHVLGLDVDRSLEVSTGGTSGGNAFHSAVSDIRDGTVETALVLAVERNSIVETTGPYFDYILKSFDAEFESPIGMTVPAAYAQSMQRYAYEYGIDRDDLADVVVKNRENGAVNPNGLFDESPSRDDVLDARLIADPIRLFDCPAPCDGAAAILLTADDLDESASPRIAVDGTGYHHTASHFLMSRETSITELPAVRRAATTATDRAGVSIADIDVFEPYAPFPHIEAIVTEELGLAERGRGVDACLEGHTAPDGPFPISPSGGCLGRGHPPMVTPLLNYVEAVKQLRGTASTQVPEAERVLTTAEHGHVNGVTATVFATEV; via the coding sequence CTCGAGGACGCGTCGCTCGAACTCTCGGCCGTCGACGGGCTCTATATGCCCGCTCCGCGCCCGTGGACGCCGCAGGGGTTCTTTTCGACCTATCTGCTGCACGTGCTCGGACTCGACGTCGATCGCTCGCTCGAGGTATCGACGGGAGGGACCAGCGGGGGGAACGCGTTTCACTCCGCAGTGTCGGATATCCGTGACGGGACGGTCGAGACGGCGCTCGTGCTTGCGGTGGAGCGGAACTCGATCGTCGAGACGACGGGCCCGTACTTCGATTACATCCTGAAGTCGTTCGACGCGGAGTTCGAATCGCCGATCGGCATGACCGTTCCGGCGGCGTACGCACAGAGCATGCAGCGGTACGCGTACGAGTACGGGATCGATCGCGACGATCTCGCCGACGTCGTCGTCAAAAACCGCGAGAACGGGGCCGTCAATCCGAACGGACTCTTCGACGAGAGTCCGTCGCGGGACGACGTACTCGACGCACGGTTGATCGCGGACCCGATCCGACTGTTCGACTGTCCGGCCCCGTGCGACGGTGCAGCTGCGATACTACTCACCGCGGACGACCTCGACGAGTCGGCATCGCCGCGGATAGCCGTCGACGGAACCGGATACCACCACACGGCGAGCCACTTCCTGATGAGTCGGGAGACGTCGATCACGGAACTGCCGGCCGTCAGACGTGCCGCGACCACGGCGACCGATCGTGCCGGCGTTTCGATCGCTGATATCGACGTCTTCGAACCATACGCGCCGTTTCCGCACATCGAAGCGATCGTGACGGAAGAGCTCGGGCTCGCCGAACGCGGCCGCGGTGTCGACGCCTGTCTCGAGGGCCACACTGCACCGGACGGACCGTTTCCGATAAGCCCGTCGGGCGGCTGTCTCGGACGGGGCCATCCGCCGATGGTGACGCCGCTGCTCAACTACGTCGAGGCCGTGAAACAGCTTCGCGGGACGGCGTCGACGCAGGTTCCCGAGGCGGAGCGCGTCCTCACGACGGCGGAACACGGCCACGTCAACGGCGTAACCGCGACCGTATTCGCGACGGAGGTGTGA
- a CDS encoding M20/M25/M40 family metallo-hydrolase has protein sequence MTTAESHAFLERHDAAFLDDLRSLLSQPSISATGEGIDDCAAMVRQSCLEYGFDDAEIVETPGRPAVIAHASADIEPAGAGRTVLLYGHYDVQPATASEWRSPPFEPTVREGPDGTDRLYARGAGDNKGQWFAHLCAVRALRETSGLPTDVTLVIEGEEESGSEHLEWLVREHRDELGADVAIVADGPIDESGRPHVLLGSRGLLYVDIEATGANRDLHSGNFGGPVPNPATAVVDLLSSLRTDDGRIALEGFYDDVRPLTDRDREVLEAIPVDEEAVKADLGLSALATDQGESYTERLLCRPNLNVAGLDAGYDGEGMKTVLPSRARAKIDFRLVADQDPDEVFESLSRHAEAQVPPGIDVTLSRVAAMAPQRTPADSPVVEPMLRAVREAWHEEPILKPSLGGSVPTYVFADALDVPCLVVPYANADENNHAPDENIALSCFRAGARTTVELLAEYADATLE, from the coding sequence ATGACGACGGCAGAATCACACGCGTTCCTCGAGCGTCACGACGCGGCGTTTCTCGACGATCTCCGATCGCTGCTCTCCCAGCCGTCGATCAGCGCGACCGGAGAGGGGATCGACGACTGCGCGGCGATGGTCCGGCAGTCGTGTCTCGAGTACGGCTTCGACGACGCGGAGATCGTCGAAACGCCCGGTCGGCCGGCCGTTATCGCTCACGCGTCCGCCGATATCGAACCGGCGGGGGCGGGGCGGACGGTGTTGCTCTACGGCCACTATGACGTCCAGCCGGCGACCGCCTCCGAGTGGCGTTCGCCCCCGTTCGAACCGACCGTTCGCGAGGGACCGGACGGAACCGATCGCCTCTACGCTCGCGGCGCCGGCGACAACAAGGGACAGTGGTTCGCACACCTCTGTGCCGTTCGTGCGCTCCGCGAGACGTCGGGGCTCCCGACCGACGTCACCCTCGTGATCGAAGGCGAGGAAGAAAGCGGCAGCGAACACCTCGAGTGGCTCGTTCGGGAACACCGCGACGAACTCGGCGCGGACGTGGCCATCGTGGCCGACGGTCCCATCGACGAATCGGGCCGACCGCACGTGCTGCTCGGCTCGCGGGGGTTGCTCTACGTCGACATCGAGGCGACGGGGGCGAATCGCGATCTCCATTCGGGAAACTTCGGCGGGCCGGTTCCCAACCCGGCGACGGCCGTCGTCGACCTGCTCTCGTCGCTCCGGACCGACGACGGTCGGATCGCACTCGAGGGGTTCTACGACGACGTGCGCCCGCTCACCGATCGCGATCGCGAGGTGCTCGAGGCGATTCCCGTCGACGAGGAGGCGGTGAAAGCGGACCTCGGACTCTCGGCGCTCGCGACGGACCAGGGCGAGAGCTACACCGAACGCCTGCTCTGTCGCCCCAATTTGAACGTCGCCGGGCTGGACGCCGGCTACGATGGGGAGGGAATGAAGACCGTGTTACCGTCGCGCGCTCGAGCGAAGATCGACTTCCGTCTGGTCGCCGACCAGGACCCGGACGAGGTTTTCGAGTCGCTTTCCCGTCACGCCGAGGCGCAGGTACCGCCGGGGATCGACGTGACGCTCTCGCGCGTGGCGGCGATGGCTCCTCAGCGGACGCCGGCGGACAGTCCGGTCGTCGAGCCGATGCTGCGGGCCGTCCGCGAGGCGTGGCACGAGGAGCCGATTCTCAAACCATCGCTGGGCGGCTCCGTGCCGACGTACGTCTTCGCCGACGCCCTCGACGTCCCGTGTCTGGTCGTTCCCTACGCGAACGCAGACGAGAACAACCACGCGCCCGACGAAAACATCGCGCTCTCCTGTTTCCGCGCCGGTGCCCGGACCACCGTCGAACTGCTCGCGGAGTACGCCGACGCGACCCTCGAGTGA
- a CDS encoding universal stress protein, with translation MYQIVIPIDEDESRAITAAEFVTDLGDESSLGADLDEISVSIINVFKEFKAVDDGGNVRSEDLYDEDSFPDSVATARDHLAAAGVDVDIERRHGEPADEIVDYAESIDADTIVIPGRKRSPVGKAVFGSVTQDIILNADSPVTIV, from the coding sequence ATGTACCAGATCGTCATCCCGATCGACGAGGACGAGTCGCGAGCGATAACTGCAGCGGAGTTCGTGACGGACCTCGGCGACGAGTCCAGTCTCGGCGCCGATCTCGACGAGATTTCGGTGTCGATAATAAACGTCTTCAAGGAGTTCAAGGCGGTCGACGACGGCGGCAACGTTCGATCGGAAGACCTCTACGACGAGGACAGTTTCCCGGACTCCGTGGCGACCGCTCGGGATCACCTCGCCGCGGCCGGCGTTGACGTCGACATCGAGCGCCGTCACGGCGAGCCCGCGGACGAGATCGTCGACTACGCCGAGTCGATCGACGCCGATACGATCGTCATTCCCGGCCGAAAACGATCACCGGTCGGCAAAGCCGTGTTCGGAAGCGTCACCCAAGACATCATTCTCAACGCCGATTCGCCGGTCACGATCGTCTAG
- a CDS encoding CaiB/BaiF CoA transferase family protein translates to MQPLADITVIDATQALVGPFAGQTLGDLGADVIKIERPGHGDLTRTYSPQYGEELSAYFVSTNRNKRSVSLDLTTAEGQAILRDLVEEADVFIQNFSPGNEERFGAEYETLSEINEELVYCDISGYGPDSPYADRKSFDIILQGESGMMSVTGTEDQPARIGVSICDLAGAMTSIYSILTALYHRERTGEGEYIDVSLLDASFQFLGYHVSNYFATGENPTRMGTRHPSLMPYQAFETVDSHIVVGVVSEHIWPKFCRAVDREEWIDDERYATFSDRVENRDELDPVLDDMFAERTTDEWMSILQAEDVPCTPVQDVETLVDDPHIETRDMIAEMDHPDLGTFKSPANPVNFGSLETDAEGPPPRLGEHTDEVLAELGYDEAELERLQAEDVI, encoded by the coding sequence ATGCAACCATTAGCGGACATTACCGTGATCGACGCGACGCAGGCGCTCGTCGGTCCGTTCGCGGGCCAGACGCTCGGCGACCTCGGGGCGGACGTGATCAAGATCGAACGGCCGGGTCACGGGGACCTCACGCGGACGTACTCGCCGCAGTACGGCGAGGAACTCTCCGCGTACTTCGTCAGCACGAACCGAAACAAGCGCAGCGTCAGTCTGGATCTCACGACGGCCGAGGGACAGGCCATCCTTCGCGACCTGGTCGAGGAGGCGGACGTCTTCATCCAGAACTTCTCGCCCGGGAACGAGGAGCGGTTCGGTGCCGAGTACGAGACCCTCTCGGAAATCAACGAGGAGCTGGTCTACTGCGACATCTCCGGGTACGGGCCGGACAGCCCCTACGCCGATCGGAAGTCCTTCGACATCATTCTCCAGGGTGAATCGGGGATGATGAGCGTCACCGGCACCGAGGACCAGCCCGCCCGGATCGGCGTCTCGATCTGTGACCTGGCGGGCGCGATGACGTCGATCTACTCGATCCTCACCGCGCTGTACCACCGCGAGCGAACCGGGGAAGGCGAGTACATCGACGTTTCGCTACTGGACGCCAGCTTTCAGTTCCTCGGCTACCACGTCTCGAACTACTTCGCGACGGGCGAGAATCCAACGCGGATGGGAACCCGCCATCCCAGTCTCATGCCCTACCAGGCGTTCGAGACGGTCGACTCACACATCGTCGTCGGCGTCGTAAGCGAACACATCTGGCCGAAGTTCTGCCGAGCGGTCGACCGCGAGGAGTGGATCGACGACGAGCGCTACGCGACCTTCTCCGATCGCGTCGAAAACCGGGACGAACTCGATCCCGTCCTCGACGACATGTTCGCGGAGCGGACGACCGACGAGTGGATGAGCATCCTCCAGGCCGAGGACGTCCCCTGTACGCCCGTTCAGGACGTTGAAACGCTGGTCGACGATCCGCACATCGAGACGCGAGATATGATCGCCGAGATGGACCACCCCGATCTCGGGACGTTCAAATCGCCGGCCAATCCGGTCAACTTCGGTTCGCTCGAGACCGACGCGGAGGGGCCACCGCCCCGCCTCGGCGAACACACCGACGAGGTGCTGGCGGAACTGGGCTACGACGAGGCCGAGCTCGAGCGGTTACAGGCGGAGGATGTCATCTAG
- a CDS encoding TRAP transporter permease, with translation MVYSTADKDRIEIANDVVTGLAILTWLWILYFAFTQGIQRILFTVTFLGSVMLVYLGNELIEAYEDGDKLGLAGLTLSAIITAGTTVYLILNYRELLRVRVGTAFGYEYAIAIAFFLVILYLSYRAYGITFLAVIVGVILYGLYGNYVPGILRHAGFSVNRMMSIMVLDFQGVYGSISRIIATWVALFLLYAGLMRGFGAFDLIMRIGLRSANYVRSGVALSAVTSSIIIGSITGSQAANTAITGSFTIPLMKETGMKGETAGGIESVASTGGQIMPPIMGAAAFVMASLLGITYVEVIIAGIIPAMIFYGSVTFAVHYKGIGQLRGQATKIDVESQFEEQMSQREFVIQCLRFGIPFALLIYVLGVLQYTVLTAALYTIIAMFVTGFGFPLIQTAVGGGDLVAEFVSLLGDAANGFREGAMILAPIAIIIAAINGVVDVFTASGIPGILSLALLDLSGGVMLTAVVLAMVISIVLGMGMPTVAAYVIVAALIAPALIQQFFVPDLAAHFFVLYAAILSGLTPPIAIAVVVATGIAESNFWRTAHEALKISAPIYVLPFAFIYNPEIVVGGFGLETFFSGMIALAGALGISHGLNYYGTFLRESLFVEYPLRAVFFVLGVLAMVYPGTTIRLGCVAVIFVLMGLQLQKPIRGRLSQRSTTETINAVED, from the coding sequence ATGGTTTATTCAACAGCAGATAAGGACCGAATAGAAATCGCCAACGACGTAGTTACCGGACTCGCTATCTTGACCTGGTTGTGGATCCTGTACTTCGCGTTCACACAGGGAATCCAGCGAATTCTATTTACCGTCACCTTTCTCGGATCGGTCATGCTCGTCTATCTCGGAAACGAACTCATCGAAGCGTACGAAGACGGTGACAAATTGGGGTTAGCCGGCCTGACTCTCTCCGCGATCATCACCGCCGGAACGACGGTGTACTTGATCCTGAACTACAGGGAGTTGCTGCGTGTTCGCGTCGGTACGGCGTTCGGCTACGAGTACGCGATCGCCATCGCGTTCTTCCTCGTCATCCTGTACCTGTCGTACCGAGCCTACGGAATCACGTTTCTGGCCGTGATCGTTGGCGTGATACTCTACGGGCTCTACGGTAACTACGTCCCGGGAATCCTGCGCCACGCCGGATTCAGCGTTAACCGCATGATGAGTATCATGGTGCTCGACTTTCAGGGGGTCTACGGTTCGATCTCCAGAATTATCGCGACGTGGGTCGCCCTATTCTTGCTATACGCAGGGCTGATGCGCGGCTTCGGGGCGTTCGACCTCATCATGCGGATCGGACTCCGGTCGGCCAACTACGTCAGATCGGGCGTCGCCCTCTCCGCGGTGACCTCGAGCATCATCATCGGCTCGATCACCGGTAGCCAGGCGGCGAACACGGCGATCACCGGATCGTTCACGATTCCGCTCATGAAGGAGACGGGAATGAAGGGGGAGACAGCAGGCGGGATCGAATCCGTTGCCTCGACGGGCGGGCAAATCATGCCGCCGATCATGGGCGCTGCGGCGTTCGTCATGGCGTCGTTGCTCGGTATCACGTACGTCGAGGTGATCATCGCAGGTATCATTCCCGCCATGATCTTCTACGGGTCTGTCACCTTCGCCGTCCACTACAAGGGCATCGGACAACTCCGAGGCCAGGCGACCAAGATCGACGTGGAGAGTCAGTTCGAGGAGCAGATGTCCCAGAGGGAGTTCGTTATCCAGTGTCTTCGGTTCGGAATTCCGTTCGCCCTCCTGATCTACGTCCTCGGCGTCCTCCAGTACACGGTGCTCACGGCCGCGCTGTACACCATCATCGCGATGTTCGTCACCGGCTTCGGATTCCCGCTGATCCAGACGGCCGTGGGGGGCGGTGACCTCGTGGCCGAGTTCGTCAGTCTACTCGGCGACGCGGCGAACGGCTTCAGAGAGGGAGCGATGATCCTCGCACCGATCGCGATCATCATCGCCGCGATTAACGGTGTCGTCGACGTCTTCACCGCGTCGGGCATTCCGGGAATCCTCTCGCTGGCGTTGCTTGACCTCTCCGGCGGCGTCATGCTGACTGCGGTCGTCCTCGCGATGGTCATCTCGATCGTCCTCGGAATGGGGATGCCGACGGTCGCCGCGTACGTCATCGTCGCGGCGCTGATCGCGCCGGCACTGATCCAGCAGTTCTTCGTCCCCGACCTCGCGGCGCACTTCTTCGTGCTGTACGCCGCGATTCTCTCCGGACTGACGCCCCCGATTGCGATCGCCGTCGTCGTTGCGACGGGGATCGCCGAGAGTAACTTCTGGCGGACGGCCCACGAGGCCCTGAAGATTTCCGCACCGATCTACGTCCTGCCGTTCGCGTTCATCTACAATCCCGAGATCGTCGTCGGTGGCTTCGGCCTCGAGACGTTCTTCTCCGGCATGATCGCACTGGCCGGCGCACTGGGAATCTCTCACGGCCTCAACTACTACGGGACGTTCCTACGCGAGAGTCTGTTCGTCGAGTACCCACTCAGGGCCGTCTTCTTCGTCCTCGGCGTCCTCGCGATGGTCTATCCGGGCACCACGATCCGTCTCGGCTGCGTCGCAGTCATCTTCGTTCTGATGGGCCTCCAACTCCAGAAACCGATCCGCGGGCGGCTGAGCCAGCGATCGACGACGGAAACCATCAACGCCGTCGAAGACTAA
- a CDS encoding TAXI family TRAP transporter solute-binding subunit has protein sequence MFDNDRQTRRSVLKGTAGLGTLSLAGCLGGGGDGQEQVDLTVGSSSSGSSTYGNSQAIQRVVSQQSDYLNFITQDAGGDPQSIRLYADGELNSYSAGNYIMNQALTETGPFSEDPVSEFPQLGFGHLSLNLYWMALEDSDIQTTDDLAGRNVYCLPASWGLRAMTEEMYGEAGLWEGLSENVVNVETSQAASALSEGRAEAFIVYTSNYTQLPSWASEIDSRVDVRPIEMTDEYVQAAQDFAGAGYEEVDEIGGWEQDVEGDFPKHTWTETYPYYFSPDISADAVYDLMEICHNNYESMQEANPTILDWSDPSNFTFALTHTDEIPIHPGAADWYEENDVWDDSWTRGDE, from the coding sequence ATGTTTGATAACGATAGGCAAACACGCAGAAGCGTCTTGAAAGGAACGGCCGGACTCGGGACGCTTTCGCTTGCGGGGTGCCTCGGTGGTGGCGGTGACGGTCAAGAACAGGTCGACTTGACGGTCGGCTCGTCGTCTTCCGGATCGTCGACCTACGGTAACTCACAGGCGATTCAGCGGGTAGTGAGTCAGCAATCGGACTACCTGAACTTCATTACGCAGGACGCGGGCGGTGATCCGCAGTCCATCCGACTGTACGCTGACGGGGAGCTCAACTCCTACTCCGCCGGGAATTACATCATGAATCAGGCCCTCACCGAGACGGGCCCGTTCTCGGAGGATCCGGTTTCCGAATTCCCGCAACTCGGGTTCGGTCACCTCTCGCTCAACCTGTACTGGATGGCCCTGGAAGACAGCGACATCCAGACGACCGACGACCTCGCCGGGAGGAACGTCTACTGTCTCCCCGCCAGCTGGGGACTGCGTGCGATGACGGAAGAGATGTACGGCGAGGCCGGTCTCTGGGAGGGACTCTCCGAGAACGTGGTCAACGTGGAGACGAGTCAAGCGGCCAGCGCACTGTCCGAGGGCCGAGCCGAGGCGTTCATCGTGTACACCTCGAACTACACCCAACTGCCCTCGTGGGCGTCCGAGATCGACTCGCGCGTCGACGTCAGACCCATCGAGATGACCGACGAGTACGTGCAAGCGGCACAGGACTTCGCAGGCGCTGGCTACGAGGAAGTCGACGAGATCGGCGGCTGGGAGCAGGACGTCGAGGGTGACTTCCCGAAGCACACGTGGACGGAGACCTACCCGTACTACTTCAGTCCGGACATCTCCGCAGACGCCGTCTACGACCTGATGGAGATCTGCCACAACAACTACGAGTCGATGCAGGAGGCGAACCCGACGATCCTCGACTGGTCCGACCCGTCGAACTTCACGTTCGCACTGACCCACACGGACGAGATCCCGATTCACCCAGGTGCCGCGGATTGGTACGAAGAGAACGACGTTTGGGACGACAGCTGGACTCGCGGCGACGAATAA
- a CDS encoding Zn-ribbon domain-containing OB-fold protein codes for MEPYTRPFWESLRDDVVLIHACESCDERFFPPSPICPHCHSTNVDWVETTGRGTLYSFTRTHATAAAFDDELVIGLVELADGPTLLAPIDESYAALEIGDDVRIEAAEYDVEYDRGWLEDYPFFAARPLD; via the coding sequence ATGGAGCCCTACACGCGACCGTTCTGGGAGTCCCTTCGGGACGACGTGGTCCTGATTCACGCCTGCGAGAGCTGCGACGAGCGGTTCTTCCCCCCGAGTCCGATCTGTCCACACTGTCACTCGACGAACGTCGACTGGGTGGAGACGACAGGACGGGGGACGCTCTACTCGTTTACCCGAACCCACGCGACGGCGGCGGCGTTCGACGACGAGCTCGTGATCGGGCTCGTGGAACTCGCTGACGGACCGACACTACTCGCGCCGATCGACGAGTCGTACGCCGCCCTCGAGATCGGCGACGACGTCCGTATCGAGGCCGCAGAGTACGACGTCGAGTACGATCGCGGCTGGCTCGAAGACTATCCGTTCTTCGCGGCGCGGCCGCTCGACTGA
- a CDS encoding SDR family oxidoreductase: protein MDLQLDGDAALVTASSSGLGKASAKALAREGANVVINGRDEDRLEAAREEIAAVADGRVVTQTGDLTDSDDISDLVSVTVEEFGGIDHLVTSAGGPPSGPFLETTDEDWYDAYDLLVMSVVRLVREAADELRAGDGGNVVHITSRSVKEAIDSLVLSNSVRMGVIGLEKTLSRELAPEVRFNSVLPGPIETERTSELIEQAIERGEVDSYEEGLAAKGSSNPLERIGRPMELGNTVAFLCSPETAYINGITVPIDGGLGRSNL from the coding sequence ATGGACCTGCAACTAGACGGCGATGCGGCACTCGTAACGGCCTCCAGCAGCGGACTCGGAAAGGCGTCCGCGAAGGCGCTCGCGCGAGAGGGAGCGAACGTCGTGATCAACGGCCGCGACGAAGACCGCCTCGAGGCGGCCCGGGAAGAGATCGCGGCCGTCGCCGACGGTCGCGTCGTCACGCAGACGGGCGATCTGACGGATTCGGACGACATCTCCGACCTCGTCTCGGTTACGGTCGAGGAGTTCGGCGGCATCGATCACCTCGTGACGTCGGCCGGCGGGCCGCCGAGCGGCCCGTTCCTCGAGACGACCGACGAGGACTGGTACGACGCGTACGACTTGCTCGTCATGAGCGTCGTCCGGCTGGTCCGGGAGGCGGCCGACGAGTTGCGCGCCGGTGACGGGGGGAACGTCGTCCACATCACGTCCCGGAGCGTGAAGGAGGCCATCGACTCGCTCGTGCTCTCGAACTCGGTCCGAATGGGCGTCATCGGCCTCGAGAAGACGCTGTCGCGGGAACTCGCGCCCGAGGTACGATTCAACAGCGTCCTCCCCGGCCCGATCGAAACAGAGCGCACCAGCGAGCTGATCGAGCAGGCGATCGAGCGAGGGGAGGTCGACTCCTACGAGGAGGGGCTCGCGGCCAAAGGAAGCTCGAACCCGCTCGAGCGGATCGGTCGGCCGATGGAACTCGGCAACACGGTCGCGTTCCTCTGCTCGCCCGAAACGGCGTACATAAACGGCATCACCGTCCCCATCGACGGCGGTCTCGGACGCTCGAACCTCTGA
- a CDS encoding gamma-glutamyltransferase family protein gives MDTTPDLDQFTSRRSTVYATRGVVATSQPLAAEAGVATLRDGGNAFDAAVATAAALNVVEPTSTGLGGDVFALYKTADSEVGALRSCGGAPTDASLEAIRERVADEEGVDPEDARMPMYGPLTVTVPGTARGWERTVEELGELSLARALEPAIEYATEGFPVSEIIAQQWAEAADVLRGDNARAAYLTDGRAPEVGERVRLTSLGETMQRIADEGADVVYEGDIADEIVEEVQSRGGFLSHDDLASFEPEFLDPVSTTYGGAEIYELPPNNQGPVALEALNIAEALGAGDHPAGSPERIHLAAEAAKRALTDGLHHVTDPEFEDVPPLASKSYAADRAAEIGSEATADVDVGFPNDRAEGADTVLLTVADEAGNVVSYINSRFKDFGSGVVAGDTGIALQNRGSSFSLDPDHPNRFEPGKRPFHTLIPGIARFDEDDWAAFGVMAGYMQPQGHLQVLMNLLDDGMSIQEALDEPRWRYQVDGQLAVEGRFDGTALTKLARRGHEVRVMKPPHFGGGQIARNADGVLSGGTDPRKDGAAIGF, from the coding sequence ATGGACACGACGCCAGACCTCGACCAGTTTACCTCTCGGCGATCGACAGTATACGCCACCCGCGGCGTGGTCGCAACGAGCCAACCCCTCGCCGCGGAAGCTGGCGTTGCGACGCTGCGGGACGGCGGAAACGCGTTCGACGCGGCGGTCGCCACCGCCGCGGCGTTGAACGTCGTCGAGCCCACGTCGACCGGGCTGGGTGGCGACGTCTTCGCCCTCTACAAAACCGCCGACAGCGAGGTCGGCGCGCTTCGGAGCTGCGGTGGCGCACCGACGGATGCCTCCCTCGAGGCAATCCGGGAACGGGTCGCCGACGAGGAGGGGGTCGACCCCGAAGACGCCCGAATGCCGATGTACGGGCCTCTCACCGTTACGGTCCCCGGAACGGCTCGCGGCTGGGAGCGAACCGTCGAGGAGCTCGGCGAGCTGAGCCTCGCGCGAGCGCTCGAGCCGGCGATCGAGTACGCGACCGAGGGATTCCCCGTCTCGGAGATCATCGCCCAGCAGTGGGCTGAGGCGGCCGACGTCCTCCGCGGGGACAACGCACGGGCGGCGTATCTCACCGACGGTCGCGCGCCGGAGGTCGGCGAGCGCGTTCGCCTCACCTCGCTGGGCGAAACCATGCAACGCATCGCCGACGAGGGCGCTGACGTCGTCTACGAGGGCGACATCGCGGACGAGATCGTCGAGGAGGTTCAATCTCGAGGCGGGTTCCTCTCGCACGACGATCTCGCGTCGTTCGAGCCCGAGTTCCTCGACCCGGTCAGCACGACCTACGGAGGCGCGGAGATCTACGAACTCCCGCCGAACAATCAGGGGCCAGTCGCGCTCGAGGCGCTCAACATCGCCGAAGCACTGGGTGCGGGCGACCACCCGGCCGGCTCGCCGGAACGGATTCACCTCGCCGCCGAGGCGGCGAAGCGAGCGCTGACGGACGGCCTCCACCACGTCACCGACCCCGAGTTCGAGGACGTCCCGCCGCTCGCGTCGAAGTCGTACGCGGCCGATCGCGCCGCGGAGATCGGCTCGGAAGCGACGGCAGACGTCGACGTCGGCTTCCCGAATGACCGCGCGGAGGGGGCCGATACCGTGCTGTTGACGGTCGCCGACGAGGCGGGGAACGTCGTCTCGTACATCAACTCGCGGTTCAAGGACTTCGGCAGCGGCGTCGTCGCCGGCGACACCGGCATCGCCCTCCAGAACCGCGGCAGTTCGTTCTCGCTCGACCCGGATCACCCGAACCGCTTCGAGCCCGGAAAGCGTCCGTTCCACACGCTGATACCAGGGATCGCACGCTTCGACGAAGACGACTGGGCCGCCTTCGGAGTGATGGCCGGCTACATGCAACCGCAGGGTCACCTCCAGGTGCTGATGAACCTCCTCGACGACGGGATGTCGATTCAGGAAGCGCTCGACGAGCCGCGCTGGCGGTATCAGGTCGACGGCCAGCTGGCCGTCGAGGGCCGGTTCGACGGCACCGCGCTGACGAAACTCGCCCGCCGCGGCCACGAGGTTCGCGTGATGAAGCCGCCACACTTCGGGGGCGGTCAGATCGCCCGCAACGCGGACGGAGTCCTCTCCGGGGGGACCGATCCGCGAAAGGACGGCGCGGCGATCGGTTTCTGA